A genome region from Pseudomonas helmanticensis includes the following:
- a CDS encoding NAD(P)/FAD-dependent oxidoreductase — protein MPIVEMESRQVVIIGAGPSGAIAAALLKRKGHDVLVIERQHFPRFSIGESLLSHCLDFVEEAGMLEAVNAAGFQRKTGAAFAWGERYSAFDFSDTFSAGKPTTFQVQRADFDKLLADQAALQGAEIRYGDAIVSVDFERVKPQLDVRREDGSEYRVEADFVLDASGYGRVLSRLLDLEAPSNFPVRQAVFTHVEDHIDSPAFDREKILVTTHPQHRDIWFWTIPFSNGRCSVGVVAAAEHFAGRDADLDACLRSFIAETPSLADVLDNAVWDTPARTLGGYAANVKTLHGPGFALLGNAAEFLDPVFSSGVTIAMRSASMAAAVLHRQLQGETVDWQREFALPLKRGVDTFRCYVEGWYAGTFQDVIFYEDSQAEIRRMICSILAGYAWDERNPFVSEARRRLKMISELCAKDAT, from the coding sequence GTGCCAATCGTTGAAATGGAATCCCGTCAGGTCGTGATCATCGGCGCCGGCCCGTCCGGCGCAATCGCTGCAGCATTGCTCAAGCGCAAGGGCCACGATGTGCTGGTCATTGAACGCCAGCACTTTCCGCGTTTTTCCATCGGTGAAAGCCTGCTCAGCCATTGCCTGGATTTCGTCGAAGAAGCCGGCATGCTCGAGGCGGTCAACGCCGCCGGTTTCCAACGCAAAACCGGCGCTGCGTTTGCCTGGGGCGAGCGTTATAGCGCGTTCGATTTCAGCGATACGTTCTCCGCAGGCAAGCCCACCACTTTCCAGGTGCAACGCGCCGATTTCGACAAATTGCTGGCTGATCAGGCGGCGTTGCAAGGCGCCGAGATTCGCTATGGCGATGCCATCGTCAGCGTGGATTTCGAGCGAGTAAAACCGCAGCTTGATGTACGTCGCGAGGACGGCAGCGAATACCGCGTCGAAGCGGATTTCGTCCTCGATGCCAGCGGCTACGGCCGCGTGCTGTCACGCTTGCTCGATCTCGAAGCACCGTCGAATTTCCCGGTGCGTCAGGCGGTGTTTACCCACGTCGAGGATCACATCGACAGCCCCGCGTTCGACCGTGAAAAAATCCTCGTCACCACCCATCCGCAGCATCGCGACATCTGGTTCTGGACGATCCCGTTCAGCAACGGTCGTTGCTCAGTGGGCGTGGTCGCGGCCGCCGAACATTTCGCCGGTCGCGATGCCGACCTTGATGCTTGCCTGCGCAGCTTCATCGCTGAAACACCAAGCCTTGCCGACGTCCTCGACAACGCCGTATGGGACACCCCTGCGCGCACCCTCGGCGGCTACGCAGCCAACGTCAAAACCCTGCACGGCCCGGGTTTTGCCTTGCTCGGCAACGCGGCGGAGTTTCTCGACCCGGTGTTCTCCTCCGGGGTGACCATCGCCATGCGGTCGGCGAGCATGGCGGCGGCGGTGCTGCATCGTCAGTTGCAAGGCGAAACGGTCGACTGGCAGCGCGAATTTGCCTTGCCGCTGAAACGTGGCGTCGACACCTTCCGCTGCTACGTCGAAGGCTGGTATGCCGGTACGTTCCAGGACGTGATTTTCTACGAGGACAGCCAGGCGGAGATTCGCCGGATGATCTGCTCGATCCTCGCCGGTTACGCCTGGGACGAACGCAACCCGTTCGTCAGCGAGGCGCGCCGCCGCTTGAAGATGATTTCCGAACTCTGTGCAAAGGACGCCACATGA
- a CDS encoding MMPL family transporter has protein sequence MTLPSERRLPWLFLILLLAVVALAGWQWRDGAPLSANLMELVPGTNPDALELRAEQRMQEPLNREMLVLVGHADRQQAVAMAQTLGEQWQASGLFEKVQWNLQADLPALRTQLLQGRLAMLSADDRQLLSEHPDVFIQQRVQALFDPFTGFSLVPSQDDWLGLTGRIQNSQPKHGAVQLDIGSGALVADADGKSWVMLRARTTGNAFDMNLPLQVADLLQHSREQAAKSDVQLLAASGLLYAANGQQQATREMTWVGGGATLGILLLLLLAFRRWRVLLAFVPVLVGMLFGAVACVALFGHMHVMTLVLGSSLIGVAVDYPLHYLSKSWSLKPWRSWPALRLTVSGLTLSLITSVIGYLALAWTPFPALTQIAVFSAAGLLGAYLSAVCLLPALLKNLELRPAQWPLRLAERLVNLREKLLERVRTPVLLALLIAFCTGGLVQLQSKNDIRQWVGAPQRLTDEAQTIARITGYQPTSQFFLVRAADQQQLLERQAALSERLEQLVNLDKLQGYLALDQLVSPPSQQEQVRAALNKLPQYWQPLLDLGVPLAALQTELQQLQTVPAEDIDTALAGPLGEPYRMLWLGPSAEGVAAMTSLQGLNNPALLRIQALDLPGVTLVDRLGELNAVFAATQISAAELKLASCVLIVLVLILPFGFGGALRIVALPLLAALCSLASLGWLGQPLTLFSLFGLLLVTAISVDYAILMREQVGGAAVSLLGTLLAALTTWLSFGLLAVSSTPAVSNFGLSVSLGLAFSFLLAPWAGRHEHPAPVAEPAA, from the coding sequence ATGACTTTGCCGAGTGAACGCAGGCTGCCCTGGCTGTTTCTTATCCTGCTGCTGGCAGTCGTTGCGCTGGCCGGTTGGCAATGGCGTGACGGCGCGCCGCTGTCGGCGAACCTGATGGAACTGGTGCCCGGCACCAACCCTGATGCCCTCGAACTGCGCGCCGAACAGCGCATGCAAGAACCGCTCAACCGCGAAATGCTGGTGCTGGTCGGCCACGCCGATCGCCAGCAAGCGGTGGCCATGGCGCAGACGCTGGGCGAGCAATGGCAGGCCAGCGGGCTGTTCGAAAAAGTCCAGTGGAACCTGCAAGCGGACTTGCCAGCCTTGCGCACGCAATTGCTGCAAGGGCGGCTGGCGATGCTCTCGGCGGACGACCGGCAACTGCTCAGCGAACACCCCGACGTCTTCATTCAACAACGCGTGCAGGCACTGTTCGACCCGTTCACTGGGTTCAGTCTGGTGCCGAGCCAGGACGACTGGCTGGGCCTGACCGGACGCATCCAGAACAGCCAGCCGAAACACGGCGCAGTGCAACTGGACATCGGCAGCGGGGCATTGGTCGCCGATGCCGACGGCAAGAGCTGGGTGATGCTGCGCGCGCGCACAACCGGCAACGCCTTCGACATGAACCTGCCGCTGCAAGTGGCCGACCTGCTCCAGCACAGTCGCGAGCAAGCGGCAAAATCCGACGTGCAACTGCTCGCCGCCAGTGGCCTGCTGTACGCGGCCAACGGTCAACAACAGGCAACGCGCGAAATGACCTGGGTCGGCGGCGGTGCCACGCTCGGCATTCTGCTGTTGCTGCTGTTGGCGTTTCGCCGCTGGCGGGTCTTGCTGGCCTTCGTGCCGGTGCTGGTCGGCATGTTGTTCGGCGCGGTGGCGTGCGTGGCACTGTTCGGCCACATGCACGTGATGACGCTGGTACTGGGCTCAAGCCTGATCGGCGTCGCCGTCGATTATCCGCTGCACTATCTGTCGAAAAGCTGGAGCCTGAAACCATGGCGCAGTTGGCCGGCGCTGCGCCTGACCGTGTCCGGGCTGACGCTGAGCCTGATCACCAGCGTCATCGGATATCTGGCACTGGCCTGGACGCCGTTTCCGGCGCTGACGCAAATTGCCGTGTTCTCCGCAGCCGGGTTGCTCGGTGCGTACCTGTCGGCGGTGTGTCTGCTGCCAGCGCTGCTGAAAAACCTTGAGCTGCGTCCCGCACAATGGCCGCTGCGACTCGCCGAACGCTTGGTCAATCTGCGCGAAAAACTGCTTGAGCGGGTGCGTACCCCGGTCCTGCTAGCGCTGCTGATCGCCTTCTGCACCGGCGGTCTGGTGCAGCTGCAAAGCAAGAACGATATCCGCCAATGGGTCGGCGCGCCGCAGCGTCTGACCGATGAAGCGCAGACCATCGCGCGCATCACCGGCTATCAGCCGACCAGCCAATTCTTCCTCGTGCGCGCCGCCGATCAGCAGCAACTGCTTGAACGCCAGGCGGCGCTCAGCGAGCGCCTGGAACAACTGGTCAACCTCGACAAACTGCAAGGCTATCTGGCCCTCGATCAACTGGTCAGCCCGCCGAGCCAACAGGAGCAGGTGCGCGCAGCGCTGAATAAACTGCCGCAATACTGGCAGCCGCTACTCGACCTTGGCGTTCCGCTCGCGGCGCTGCAAACCGAGTTGCAACAGTTGCAAACGGTGCCTGCCGAAGACATCGACACCGCGCTGGCCGGCCCGCTCGGCGAGCCTTATCGCATGCTCTGGCTAGGCCCGAGCGCCGAGGGCGTGGCGGCGATGACCAGCCTGCAAGGCTTGAACAACCCTGCGCTGTTGCGGATTCAGGCACTGGACTTACCGGGTGTGACATTGGTCGATCGTCTCGGTGAATTGAATGCGGTGTTCGCCGCCACGCAGATCAGCGCAGCCGAATTGAAGCTCGCCTCGTGCGTGTTGATCGTGCTGGTACTGATCCTGCCGTTCGGCTTCGGCGGTGCCTTGCGTATCGTTGCCCTGCCGCTGCTGGCAGCGCTGTGCAGTCTGGCCAGCCTCGGTTGGCTCGGCCAGCCGCTGACCCTGTTCAGCCTGTTCGGCCTGCTGCTGGTCACGGCGATCAGTGTCGATTACGCGATCCTCATGCGTGAACAGGTCGGCGGTGCGGCGGTGAGCCTGCTCGGCACATTGCTGGCGGCGCTGACGACATGGCTGTCGTTCGGTCTGCTGGCGGTTTCGAGCACGCCGGCGGTGAGCAATTTCGGCCTGTCGGTAAGCCTCGGTCTTGCCTTCAGCTTCCTGCTGGCACCGTGGGCCGGACGTCACGAACACCCTGCGCCGGTTGCGGAGCCGGCAGCATGA
- a CDS encoding sodium:proton antiporter, which translates to MMVVAFWLLALALFVAATRVGRHFGLIPIVSQLLLASFGLPLLMYFWIEPGWQLSGAQLIAPDWLKSLYSLSFALLLGHILSDVIDLQLDRQSVKIAVPSFAVPFVCGLATAYWLLPTQPWLNSLAIGLVFAITAIPVLYLYLRHIDYPPAATRRLVQTAILIDLTCWTLFGLAQGSLHLSSLLLPVGLACVPLLLRLLGVRRPLTYSLGFFALLVMAEHYKLNALIFGIGYLLCMAALKVPLVLPVPARWMSRLQTWIAIPLILTFGIVQIDVHSAVASLGALQWAALLLVPIASKLLGNWLGLGWAGASFEGASRWRESVLLNIRGLSEIVFLNLLLQQQLITPALYFALMLMGLIATLLPALIGLHSAPLNLNNPLPRSSRANR; encoded by the coding sequence ATGATGGTCGTTGCCTTCTGGCTGCTGGCCCTGGCGTTGTTTGTCGCGGCCACCCGTGTCGGTCGTCATTTCGGCTTGATCCCGATTGTCAGTCAGTTGCTGTTGGCGAGTTTCGGCTTGCCGCTGCTGATGTACTTCTGGATCGAACCGGGCTGGCAGCTCAGCGGCGCGCAACTGATCGCACCGGACTGGTTGAAGAGTCTGTACAGCCTGAGTTTTGCCCTGCTGCTCGGGCATATCCTCAGTGATGTGATCGATCTGCAACTTGATCGCCAAAGCGTGAAAATCGCCGTGCCGAGTTTCGCCGTGCCATTCGTCTGTGGCCTGGCGACGGCTTACTGGCTGCTGCCCACACAACCATGGCTCAACTCACTGGCTATCGGCCTGGTGTTCGCGATTACCGCGATTCCGGTGCTGTACCTGTATCTGCGCCATATCGACTATCCACCGGCCGCCACCCGACGGCTGGTGCAAACCGCGATCCTCATCGACCTGACGTGCTGGACGCTGTTCGGCCTCGCTCAGGGTAGCCTGCACCTGAGCAGTCTGTTGCTGCCGGTGGGGCTTGCGTGCGTGCCATTGCTGCTGCGTCTGCTCGGTGTACGGCGACCGCTGACCTACAGCCTCGGTTTCTTCGCGCTGCTGGTCATGGCCGAGCATTACAAACTCAATGCGCTGATTTTCGGCATCGGCTATCTGCTGTGCATGGCTGCGCTGAAAGTGCCGCTGGTGCTGCCAGTACCGGCGCGCTGGATGAGCCGCTTGCAGACGTGGATCGCCATCCCGTTGATCCTCACATTCGGCATCGTGCAGATCGATGTGCACAGCGCCGTCGCCAGCCTTGGCGCCCTGCAATGGGCAGCACTGCTGCTGGTGCCGATTGCCAGCAAACTGCTGGGCAACTGGCTCGGCCTCGGCTGGGCCGGCGCCTCGTTCGAAGGCGCCAGCCGCTGGCGCGAAAGCGTGCTGCTGAACATTCGTGGCCTGAGCGAAATCGTCTTTCTCAATTTGCTGCTGCAACAACAGCTCATCACGCCTGCGCTGTACTTCGCGCTGATGCTGATGGGCCTGATTGCCACGCTGTTGCCGGCCCTGATCGGCCTGCACAGCGCCCCACTGAATTTGAACAACCCTTTGCCCCGGAGCTCGCGTGCCAATCGTTGA